The Candidatus Tanganyikabacteria bacterium genome includes a window with the following:
- a CDS encoding S8 family serine peptidase, whose translation MATRYGSLGWALALVASGCGLLAPVGAGPTRAEITNRQLIVLYEPGVEPRPLEFREQRLNVVDEFDLIGKVQVLDVPAPLSVPEAARQIQGLPGVRGATPNRAKTWSLSPNDPLVYRQWWVNGARSGLRAQQLWDRQDDASAVVVAVLDSGIDYVHPELAGRVLLGINTLERPASRDVLDRDGHGTHVAGIIGAAGNNALGVAGVTWNVKMMALKVLDRDGGNDAAALAAISYAARNGAKVINMSFNSEDRTISQGYTDAVAFARQQGAVVVGASGNDGGPVTQPANTPGVLAVAALAGNGTSVAGYSNLGATVRLAAPGDDILSTVPGGRYANDSGTSMAAPFVSAAAAIVWARHPDWTVEQVEKAVQGAAVPLAGHGDRLGRLDYTLLP comes from the coding sequence ATGGCTACGCGGTACGGATCCCTCGGCTGGGCGCTTGCCCTGGTGGCCTCGGGGTGCGGGCTCCTCGCCCCGGTGGGCGCGGGGCCTACCCGCGCCGAGATCACCAACCGGCAACTCATCGTCCTGTACGAACCGGGGGTCGAACCGCGTCCGCTGGAGTTCCGGGAGCAACGCCTCAACGTCGTGGACGAATTCGACCTCATCGGCAAGGTCCAGGTCCTCGACGTCCCGGCTCCGCTGTCGGTGCCCGAGGCCGCCCGCCAGATCCAGGGGCTGCCCGGAGTGCGGGGGGCGACTCCCAACCGCGCCAAGACGTGGTCGCTGAGTCCGAACGATCCGCTCGTGTACCGGCAATGGTGGGTGAACGGCGCGCGCTCGGGCTTGCGGGCGCAGCAACTCTGGGATCGCCAGGACGATGCGTCAGCGGTCGTCGTAGCCGTCCTGGACAGCGGCATCGACTACGTTCATCCCGAACTGGCCGGCCGCGTCCTGCTCGGCATCAACACGCTGGAGCGGCCCGCTTCGCGCGACGTCCTGGATCGCGACGGGCACGGCACGCACGTGGCCGGCATCATCGGCGCGGCCGGCAACAACGCCCTCGGAGTCGCGGGGGTCACATGGAATGTGAAAATGATGGCGCTCAAGGTCCTCGACCGCGACGGCGGCAACGACGCCGCGGCCCTGGCCGCCATTTCCTACGCGGCTCGCAACGGCGCCAAGGTCATCAACATGTCCTTCAACTCCGAGGACCGGACCATTTCCCAGGGGTACACCGACGCGGTGGCGTTCGCCAGGCAGCAGGGTGCCGTCGTGGTGGGCGCGTCCGGCAACGACGGCGGGCCCGTGACCCAGCCGGCCAACACGCCGGGCGTCCTGGCCGTGGCGGCCCTCGCCGGCAACGGCACGAGCGTGGCGGGCTACTCGAATCTCGGCGCCACCGTTCGCCTGGCGGCCCCGGGCGACGACATCCTCTCGACCGTCCCCGGCGGACGCTACGCCAACGACAGCGGCACGTCGATGGCCGCCCCCTTCGTGTCTGCCGCCGCGGCGATCGTCTGGGCGCGTCATCCCGACTGGACGGTGGAGCAGGTCGAGAAAGCCGTACAGGGGGCCGCGGTACCGCTTGCCGGGCACGGCGACCGCCTCGGCCGCCTGGATTACACGCTGCTGCCCTAG
- a CDS encoding glycoside hydrolase family 1 protein has protein sequence MLRKTASLVAAAALLAGCGARAQIAPTAPAGTAPAAYTAQSVYTPTIEGGRRPFMWGVSTAGYQWEGGNIAAQWFLFEMAGKTPERAGKAANGLNQYGEDAQLARGMGLNAFRTSIEWSRIEPAKGRIDPAGVAFYHKLFQTLRANGLTPVVTLMHFSYPQWLEDMGGWESGQSVDEFARYAEFVSKEYGGEVDWWLTFNEPTVYLAGGYLAGMMPPGKKNPIAAIKAATNFIASHKKAYDAIHRNDPVANVSFNNYAASYVIGNPNAAAPRTTQALDVNGDWMMNAMRGPRANGEGVRGRGYLDYIGVDYYCRWTLGLGAKFKMAWDWEIYPEGMYNTVKNYHRWFGLPVLVAENGMATEDLKPRKDGWTREAYMVAHVKQMKRAMSEGVPVLGYIHWSITDNWEWGSYSPRFGLYVVDCRNRDFRRVPTAGVDLYRQIVTNNGTTPALEARFPAPTRG, from the coding sequence ATGTTGCGGAAGACGGCGAGCCTTGTGGCGGCCGCTGCGTTGCTGGCAGGCTGCGGCGCTCGCGCCCAGATCGCGCCGACCGCGCCGGCTGGCACGGCCCCCGCGGCGTACACCGCGCAGTCGGTCTACACACCCACCATCGAGGGCGGCCGCCGGCCGTTCATGTGGGGCGTCTCCACCGCCGGGTACCAGTGGGAAGGCGGCAACATCGCCGCGCAATGGTTCCTCTTCGAGATGGCCGGCAAGACGCCCGAGCGGGCCGGCAAGGCCGCCAACGGCCTCAATCAGTACGGAGAGGATGCGCAACTCGCCCGCGGCATGGGCCTCAATGCCTTCCGCACCAGCATCGAGTGGAGCCGCATCGAGCCCGCCAAGGGCCGCATCGATCCTGCCGGCGTGGCGTTCTACCACAAGCTCTTCCAGACCCTGCGGGCCAACGGCCTGACGCCGGTCGTCACCCTCATGCACTTCAGCTATCCGCAGTGGCTGGAGGACATGGGCGGCTGGGAGAGCGGCCAGAGCGTCGACGAGTTCGCCCGCTATGCCGAGTTCGTGTCCAAGGAGTACGGCGGCGAGGTCGACTGGTGGCTGACGTTCAACGAACCTACCGTCTACCTGGCCGGTGGCTACCTGGCCGGCATGATGCCCCCCGGCAAGAAGAACCCCATCGCCGCGATCAAGGCCGCCACGAACTTCATCGCCTCCCACAAGAAGGCGTATGACGCCATCCACCGCAACGACCCGGTGGCCAACGTCTCGTTCAACAACTACGCCGCGTCGTACGTCATCGGCAACCCGAACGCGGCCGCCCCGCGCACCACCCAGGCGCTCGACGTCAACGGCGACTGGATGATGAACGCGATGCGTGGCCCAAGGGCCAACGGCGAAGGCGTCCGGGGCCGCGGCTACCTCGACTATATCGGCGTCGACTACTACTGCCGGTGGACCCTCGGGCTCGGCGCCAAGTTCAAGATGGCCTGGGACTGGGAGATCTACCCGGAAGGCATGTACAACACCGTGAAGAACTACCACCGGTGGTTCGGCCTACCGGTGCTGGTCGCCGAGAACGGCATGGCCACCGAGGACCTCAAGCCCCGCAAGGACGGCTGGACCCGCGAGGCCTACATGGTCGCCCACGTGAAGCAGATGAAGCGGGCGATGAGCGAAGGCGTCCCGGTGCTCGGTTACATCCACTGGTCGATCACGGACAACTGGGAGTGGGGTTCCTACTCGCCCCGCTTCGGCCTGTACGTCGTGGACTGCCGCAATCGCGACTTCCGCCGCGTCCCCACCGCCGGCGTCGACCTCTACCGGCAAATAGTCACCAACAACGGCACGACGCCTGCCCTGGAGGCCAGGTTCCCGGCGCCCACCAGGGGCTAG
- the gcvT gene encoding glycine cleavage system aminomethyltransferase GcvT has protein sequence MADTATSRTPLHARHVALGARLVPFAGYELPVQYASIVAEHQAVRQAAGLFDVSHMGEFLVSGPGAAAFLARAVPGDVLGMDVGKAIYTQFCNAAGGVVDDLLIYRLADHYLLVVNASNIAKDWEHLQSLSPPADATLIDASEKTALLALQGPRAAALLQPLADMDLSALKAFRLAQGQVAGRDAIVARTGYTGEDGFEIVLSGDDAGAVWDALVAAGATPCGLGARDTLRLEAGLPLYGHEWDDATSPVAAGFGWTIKSGAEYLGKAALARQIRDGTPLKLVGLRLLGKAPAREGYEVLRDAHVIGRVASGAPSPTLGHPIATAFVPADVAVGDRLTVRIRTIEAPAEVVKLPFYRRSRS, from the coding sequence ATGGCAGACACGGCCACCTCGCGGACGCCCCTTCACGCGCGGCACGTCGCGCTCGGCGCTCGCCTCGTGCCCTTCGCGGGCTACGAGCTGCCGGTGCAATACGCCTCCATCGTGGCCGAGCACCAGGCCGTGCGCCAGGCGGCGGGCCTGTTCGACGTGTCGCACATGGGCGAGTTCCTGGTGTCGGGGCCCGGGGCAGCTGCGTTCCTGGCCCGGGCGGTGCCGGGCGACGTCCTCGGGATGGACGTGGGCAAGGCGATCTACACCCAGTTCTGCAACGCCGCGGGCGGCGTCGTGGACGACCTGCTGATCTATCGGCTCGCCGATCACTACCTCCTGGTCGTCAACGCCTCCAACATCGCCAAGGACTGGGAGCACCTCCAGTCGCTGTCCCCGCCGGCCGACGCCACGCTGATCGACGCGTCGGAGAAGACGGCCCTTCTGGCGCTGCAGGGCCCTCGCGCCGCGGCGCTGCTGCAACCGCTGGCGGACATGGATCTGTCGGCCCTCAAGGCCTTCCGGCTCGCCCAGGGCCAGGTGGCAGGGCGCGACGCCATCGTGGCCCGCACGGGCTACACGGGCGAGGACGGCTTCGAGATCGTCCTGTCCGGCGACGACGCCGGTGCGGTGTGGGATGCCCTGGTCGCGGCAGGCGCCACGCCATGCGGCCTCGGGGCGCGCGACACCTTGCGGCTGGAAGCCGGCCTGCCGCTCTACGGCCACGAGTGGGACGACGCCACCTCGCCGGTCGCGGCGGGCTTCGGCTGGACGATCAAGAGCGGCGCCGAGTACCTGGGAAAGGCGGCGCTCGCCAGACAGATTCGCGACGGCACGCCCCTGAAGCTGGTCGGACTCCGGCTCCTGGGCAAGGCCCCGGCCCGGGAAGGCTACGAGGTGCTGCGGGACGCGCACGTCATCGGCCGCGTCGCCTCGGGCGCCCCGTCGCCCACCCTGGGCCATCCCATCGCCACCGCTTTCGTGCCGGCCGACGTCGCCGTCGGCGACAGGCTGACCGTACGCATCCGGACGATCGAAGCGCCCGCCGAGGTCGTCAAATTGCCTTTCTATCGGAGATCACGCAGTTGA
- the gcvH gene encoding glycine cleavage system protein GcvH, whose product MTQLKFSKSHEYLADDGTVGISRYAAEQLGDVVYVELPEPGRTFAQGEEFGVVESVKAVSSLYAPVAGTVVASNAELQEHPEYVNQDPYGKGWLLKFEIADPAQVSALLDEATYQSEVATH is encoded by the coding sequence ATCACGCAGTTGAAATTCAGCAAGTCTCACGAATACCTTGCGGACGACGGCACCGTCGGCATCAGCCGGTACGCGGCGGAGCAACTGGGCGACGTCGTGTACGTCGAGTTGCCCGAGCCGGGCAGGACCTTCGCGCAGGGCGAGGAGTTCGGCGTCGTCGAGTCGGTCAAGGCCGTCTCGAGCCTCTACGCCCCGGTGGCCGGGACGGTCGTCGCCTCAAACGCGGAATTGCAGGAGCACCCCGAGTACGTCAACCAGGATCCCTACGGCAAGGGGTGGCTGCTGAAGTTCGAGATCGCCGATCCCGCCCAGGTGTCCGCCCTGCTCGACGAAGCGACTTACCAGTCCGAGGTTGCCACCCACTGA